A window of the Serinus canaria isolate serCan28SL12 chromosome 20, serCan2020, whole genome shotgun sequence genome harbors these coding sequences:
- the GDF5 gene encoding growth/differentiation factor 5 translates to MKILHFLTLLLWHLTWLSLDLVPGALSNSEAGQGNPGSKLGFLKAEGKERNPSARAGTLRTASHGYSAGTSKARTESSAVQAGALLAKNDGSKKVPSRTAATEGKVGHLPSRPSGVRTVTPKVQNLSSKVALKKTGTSSTDSDSFKTKKTKEPVTQREAKETFRHPPITPHEYMLSLYRTLSDAERKGVNGSVKLEAGLANTITSFIDKGQDDRAPTVRKQKYIFDISALEKDGLLGAELRILRKKPSDAWKSHSSGKTSQVKLFSCSTNRQASTLLDSRTVSITDTPKWEVFDIWKLFRNFKNLVNLCFELETFDRGRAVDLRSVGFNRTGRQVNEKALFLVFGRTKKRDLFFNEIKARSGQDDKTVYEYLFNQRRKRRAPLATRQGKRPTKNLKARCSRKALHVNFKDMGWDDWIIAPLEYEAYHCEGLCEFPLRSHLEPTNHAVIQTLMNSMDPESTPPTCCVPTRLSPISILFIDSANNVVYKQYEDMVVESCGCR, encoded by the exons ATGAAAATCCTGCATTTTCTCACTTTACTGCTTTGGCATTTGACTTGGCTGTCTCTGGATCTAGTTCCTGGAGCGCTGAGTAATTCTGAAGCAGGCCAGGGTAATCCAGGATCTAAACTAGGTTttttgaaagcagaaggaaaggagaggaatcCCTCCGCACGGGCAGGTACACTGAGGACTGCAAGCCATGGATACAGTGCTGGGACCTCAAAGGCCAGGACTGAAAGCAGTGCTGttcaggctggagctctgctggccaAGAATGATGGCTCAAAGAAGGTTCCCTCAAGAACAGCAGCCACGGAGGGCAAGGTAGGACATCTCCCCAGCAGACCTTCTGGAGTAAGGACAGTGACTCCAAAGGTTCAAAATCTTAGCAGCAAGGTGGCTTTGAAAAAAACTGGCACAAGCAGTACTGACAGTGAttctttcaaaaccaaaaagactAAAGAGCCTGTAACCCAGAGGGAAGCTAAGGAAACTTTCCGACATCCCCCGATAACGCCACATGAATACATGCTCTCTTTGTACAGGACTCTCTCAGATGCAGAAAGAAAGGGTGTTAATGGAAGTGTAAAACTGGAGGCTGGACTTGCCAATACAATAACCAGCTTTATAGACAAAGGACAAG ATGATCGAGCACCaactgtaagaaaacaaaaatatatttttgacaTCAGTGCATTAGAAAAAGATGgtttgctgggagcagagcttcgaatattgagaaaaaaaccttctgatGCATGGAAGTCTCATTCTTCTGGAAAAACTTCCCAAGTAAAATTATTTAGTTGCTCTACAAACAGACAAGCCTCAACACTCTTGGACTCTCGGACTGTCAGCATCACCGATACACCCAAGTGGGAAGTGTTTGACATCTGGAAACTTTTCAGAAACTTTAAAAACTTGGTTAACTTGTGTTTTGAACTGGAAACTTTTGACAGGGGGAGAGCTGTTGATCTCAGGAGTGTGGGATTTAATAGAACAGGAAGACAGGTCAATGAAAAAGCTTTGTTCTTGGTGTTTGGgaggacaaaaaaaagagacttaTTCTTCAATGAAATCAAAGCTAGATCCGGCCAAGATGACAAAACTGTTTACGAGTACTTATTCAACCAGAGGCGGAAGAGAAGAGCTCCTCTGGCAACACGGCAAGGGAAGAGGCCCACCAAGAATCTGAAGGCGAGGTGTAGCAGAAAAGCTCTCCACGTGAATTTTAAGGATATGGGCTGGGATGACTGGATAATAGCCCCTCTGGAGTATGAGGCATATCACTGCGAAGGGCTCTGTGAATTCCCCCTCCGGTCCCACCTGGAGCCCACCAACCACGCCGTTATCCAGACTTTAATGAACTCCATGGACCCTGAGTCCACGCCCCCAACTTGCTGTGTCCCAACCCGGCTGAGTCCCATCAGCATCCTTTTCATTGACTCTGCAAACAACGTGGTCTACAAGCAGTACGAGGACATGGTGGTGGAGTCCTGTGGCTGTAGGTAG